The following proteins are co-located in the Pyricularia oryzae 70-15 chromosome 1, whole genome shotgun sequence genome:
- a CDS encoding glutamate decarboxylase: MVHLTSIPSHEEADDKIVSGVKKVHLQLANDEDKFTTSVYGSRFAIDDLPKHEMAENEMPKEVAYRMIKDELSLDGNPMLNLASFVTTYMEEEAEKLMADSFSKNFIDYEEYPQSADIQNRCVAMIGRLFNAPVGASEGVGAVGTSCVGSSEAIMLAVLAMKKRWKNKRLAEGKSVDKPNLIMSSAVQVCWEKATRYFEVEEKLVYCSPDRYVIDPKETVDLVDENTIGICVILGTTYTGEYEDVRAVNDLLNERGLETPIHVDAASGGFVAPFVVPDLEWDFRCDRVVSINVSGHKYGLVYPGVGWVVWRSAEFLPQELVFNINYLGADQASFTLNFSKGASQVIGQYYQLIRLGKHGYRAIMSNLTRTADYLSDSLEALGFGIMSKKSGEGLPLVAFRLTPDEDRIYDEFAIAHQLRVRGWVVPAYTMAPHTENLKMLRVVVREDFTRNRCDALIADVKLSLELLNQMDKKELERHQDVIHKHGTHSGKASHNHPRFRKEKHSLQGKHGKTHAVC; encoded by the exons ATGGTTCACCTCACCTCAATTCCCTCCCACGAGGAGGCCGATGACAAAATCGTCAGTGGTGTCAAGAAAGTCCATCTCCAGCTTGCCAATGACGAGGACAAGTTTACTACGTCGGTCTACGGCTCTCGCTTCGCCATCGATGACCTACCCAAGCACGAGATGGCGGAAAACGAGATGCCCAAGGAGGTTGCCTACCGCATGATCAAGGACGAGCTCAGCTTGGACGGTAACCCGATGCTCAA CCTAGCTTCATTTGTGACAACCTACATG gaagaagaagcagaGAAGCTCATGGCCGACTCTTTCTCCAAGAACTTCATTGACTACGAAGAGTACCCCCAGTCGGCCGACATCCAGAATAGATGTGTCGCCATGATCGGGCGCCTGTTTAATGCTCCCGTCGGAGCGAGCGAGGGGGTTGGCGCGGTCGGGACCAGCTGTGTGGGAAGCTCAGAGGCCATCATGCTTGCCGTCTTGGCCATGAAGAAGCGATGGAAGAACAAGCGCCTGGCCGAGGGCAAGTCCGTCGACAAGCCGAACCTGATCATGAGCAGTGCCGTCCAAGTGTGCTGGGAGAAGGCCACTCGCTACTTTGAGGTCGAGGAGAAGCTCGTTTACTGCTCTCCCGACCGCTACGTCATCGACCCCAAGGAGACGGTCGACCTGGTTGATGAAAACACCATTGGTATTTGCGTCATTCTCGGCACTACTTACACTGGCGAGTACGAGGATGTTCGCGCCGTGAATGACCTTCTAAATGAGCGCGGACTCGAGACTCCGATCCACGTCGATGCCGCCAGCGGTGGCTTCGTCGCCCCCTTTGTTGTTCCAGACTTGGAATGGGACTTTCGCTGCGACCGCGTCGTGTCCATCAACGTCTCGGGCCATAAGTACGGCCTTGTCTATCCCGGTGTGGGCTGGGTGGTATGGCGCTCGGCCGAGTTCCTGCCCCAGGAGCTCGTCTTCAACATCAACTACCTCGGCGCCGACCAGGCGTCCTTCACCCTCAACTTCAGCAAGGGTGCCTCGCAAGTCATTGGGCAGTACTACCAGCTCATCCGTCTGGGCAAGCACGGCTACCGCGCCATCATGTCCAACTTGACCCGCACGGCCGATTACCTCTCCGACAGCCTCGAAGCGCTGGGTTTCGGCATCATGTCCAAGAAGTCGGGAGAGGGTCTGCCGCTCGTGGCTTTCAGGTTAACCCCAGACGAGGACAGAATCTACGACGAGTTTGCGATTGCGCACCAGCTCAGGGTCAGGGGCTGGGTCGTTCCCGCGTATACGATGGCGCCGCACACCGAGAACCTCAAGATGCTGCGCGTTGTGGTCAGGGAGGACTTTACGCGCAACCGGTGCGACGCCTTGATCGCCGACGTGAAGCTGAGCTTGGAGCTGCTCAACCAGATGGACAAGAAGGAGCTCGAGAGGCACCAGGATGTCATCCACAAGCATGGAACGCACAGCGGCAAGGCATCGCACAACCATCCGAGGTTCAGG aaagaaaaacattCGCTGCAAGGAAAGCACGGCAAGACACATGCGGTGTGCTAA
- a CDS encoding 3-oxoacyl-[acyl-carrier-protein] reductase — translation MGYLVQVEIHTEMAANRVHEGQNALITGSARSIGEAIARNLASKGANVCIIYLSESSDEKASSLARELSATHSVRATSVRADVRTKEGCAAIVAHAQASLPANAQTKRFQVDVLVHSAALFHAAGLEDVTIDDFHSVYASNVLGPILLTQACRPHLPTDRSGRIVNLSSVGSKVGMAGLTLYGGAKGALEAMTRTWARELAESCTVNAVGVGSTMTDMLAAAPHEAKVAISSFYPVTPLCAARDDDSELQREFAASYGGRAAYPEEIAGVVAMICSPESRWMTGSLVAASGGMWMSS, via the exons atggggtatCTTGTTCAAGTTG AAATACATACAGAGATGGCAGCCAACAGAGTCCACGAGGGCCAAAATGCACTCATCACAGGCTCCGCCAGAA GCATCGGCGAGGCAATCGCGCGCAACCTGGCCTCCAAGGGCGCCAACGTCTGCATCATCTACCTCTCGGAGAGCTCCGACGAAAAGGCCAGCTCGCTCGCCCGGGAGCTGTCGGCAACGCACTCTGTGAGGGCGACGTCTGTGCGGGCCGACGTCCGGACCAAGGAGGGCTGCGCGGCGATCGTGGCGCACGCGCAGGCGTCGCTGCCGGCCAACGCGCAGACGAAGCGGTTCCAGGTGGACGTGCTCGTGCACAGCGCGGCGCTGTTCCACGCGGCGGGGCTCGAGGACGTGACCATTGACGACTTTCACTCGGTGTACGCGTCCAACGTGCTGGGGCCGATCCTGCTGACGCAGGCCTGCCGACCGCACCTGCCGACGGACCGGTCCGGGCGCATCGTGAACCTCTCCTCGGTCGGGTCCAAGGTCGGCATGGCGGGCCTGACGTTGTACGGCGGCGCCAAGGGCGCCCTCGAGGCCATGACCCGCACCTGGGCCCGCGAGCTGGCCGAGAGCTGCACCGTCAAcgccgtcggcgtcggcTCCACCATGACCGACATGCTGGCCGCCGCCCCGCACGAGGCCAAGGTCGCCATCTCCAGCTTCTACCCCGTCACCCCGCTGTGTGCCGCCAGGGACGACGACAGCGAGCTGCAGAGGGAGTTTGCCGCAAGCTACGGCGGCCGTGCTGCCTACCCCGAGGAGATTGCCGGCGTCGTGGCCATGATCTGCAGCCCCGAGTCGAGGTGGATGACGGGGTCGCTGGTCGCTGCGAGCGGTGGCATGTGGATGAGTTCTTGA